One genomic region from Rosa rugosa chromosome 1, drRosRugo1.1, whole genome shotgun sequence encodes:
- the LOC133727530 gene encoding UDP-glycosyltransferase 91A1-like: MESITVHPMESINVHPTMPNNNKDIKLHITMFPWLAFGHMIPYLELAKLIAGKGHKISFISTPRNIDRLPPLPPKLSALITFVKLPLPQNPNLPEGAEATADLPEDQVPHLKNAYDCLAQPISQFLKSTNPDWLLFDFAPYWVPEIAQTLGIPTAFFSIVIAAAVTFLGPTSPEIPADDRKLPEDYVVPPKWVPFPATVAWRFFEVLRLFKAISGDETNVSVVYRFMETLRGCDLIAVRSCAEFESEWLSLLQVIHGKPVLPVGVLSTTPKADDENETWRSIKDWLDRQSKNTVVYVAFGTEAMPSQEEATEIALGLEKSGLPFFWVLRTKHGEEAVKLPESFEERNEERGVVCRSWAPQLKILAHDSVGVFLSHSGWSSVVEALTFGRPMVLLPMSNDQGLNARYFGEKKVGYELPRDEQDGSFTGKAVAESLRMVIEKEEGRVYRDKAKELKPLFGDRERQNEYVDKFLEYLTTHKGYPILSA, encoded by the coding sequence ATGGAGTCCATCACTGTCCACCCCATGGAGTCCATCAATGTCCACCCCACCATGCCCAACAATAACAAGGACATTAAGCTACACATAACCATGTTCCCATGGCTAGCCTTTGGCCACATGATCCCATACCTCGAACTCGCCAAGTTGATCGCCGGAAAAGGCCACAAAATCTCATTCATCTCCACCCCAAGAAACATCGACCGCCTCCCGCCTCTCCCGCCAAAACTCTCCGCCCTAATCACCTTTGTGAAGCTTCCACTGCCCCAGAATCCGAACCTTCCAGAAGGTGCCGAGGCCACCGCGGACTTGCCCGAAGACCAGGTCCCCCATCTCAAGAATGCCTACGATTGTCTGGCCCAACCGATCTCCCAATTCCTCAAATCTACCAACCCCGATTGGCTTCTCTTTGACTTCGCGCCTTACTGGGTGCCAGAAATAGCCCAAACTCTCGGGATCCCGACCGCCTTCTTCAGCATTGTGATCGCCGCCGCAGTGACCTTCCTAGGGCCCACCTCGCCTGAAATACCCGCTGATGACCGTAAATTACCAGAGGATTACGTAGTCCCGCCCAAGTGGGTGCCATTCCCGGCCACCGTGGCGTGGCGATTTTTTGAGGTGCTTCGGCTCTTTAAAGCAATATCCGGAGACGAAACAAACGTCTCGGTCGTGTATCGGTTCATGGAGACACTGCGAGGCTGCGACTTGATCGCTGTAAGAAGCTGTGCAGAGTTCGAATCAGAATGGTTGAGCCTTCTACAAGTCATACACGGAAAACCTGTTCTGCCGGTTGGTGTACTCTCCACTACGCCGAAAGCCGACGACGAAAATGAAACGTGGCGGTCAATAAAGGACTGGTTGGACCGGCAGAGCAAAAACACGGTGGTGTACGTGGCTTTCGGAACAGAAGCAATGCCGAGTCAAGAGGAAGCAACGGAAATAGCCCTAGGTTTGGAGAAGTCCGGTTTGCCCTTCTTTTGGGTGCTGAGAACCAAACACGGCGAGGAAGCGGTTAAGTTGCCGGAGAGTTTCGAGGAGAGAAATGAAGAGCGGGGAGTGGTGTGCAGGAGTTGGGCCCCACAGCTGAAGATACTGGCTCACGACTCGGTGGGCGTGTTTCTGAGTCATTCGGGTTGGAGCTCGGTGGTGGAGGCGTTGACTTTTGGTAGACCGATGGTGTTGTTACCCATGTCAAATGACCAGGGGTTGAATGCGAGGTATTTCGGGGAGAAGAAGGTCGGATATGAGTTGCCGAGGGACGAGCAAGACGGGTCGTTTACGGGTAAGGCGGTGGCGGAGTCGCTGAGGATGGTGATAGAGAAGGAGGAGGGGAGGGTTTATAGGGACAAGGCCAAGGAGTTGAAGCCGTTGTTTGGAGACAGGGAGAGGCAAAACGAGTACGTGGACAAGTTTTTGGAGTACCTCACAACCCACAAAGGATATCCTATCCTTTCAGCATGA
- the LOC133727529 gene encoding UDP-glycosyltransferase 91A1-like, which translates to MESVTVHPTMPSNKDNNLHIAMFPWLAFGHMIPYLELAKLIAGKGHQISFISTPRNIDRLPPLPPKLSTLITFVKLPLPENPNLPEGAEATSDLPEDQVAHLKIAYDSFKEPITQFLKSSNPDWLLYDFAPYWLPEITRNLGIPTAFFSIFLAACVVFLGPTSSEVPCDDRKLPDDYTVSPKWVPFPATVAFRLFEVLRLYKRITGDEANVSDIYRFMETARGCDVIAVRSCAEFEPEWLNLLGVVHGKPVVPVGLLSTTANNEENDTWWSIKDWLDRQSKNRVVYVAFGTEAMPSQEEVTEIALGLEKSGLPFFWVLRTKHGEDAVKLPEGFEERNEGRGVVCRSWVPQLKILAHDSFGVFLSHSGWSSVVEALTFGRPLVLLPMSNDQGLNARYFGEKKVGYELPRDEQDGLFTSEAVAESLRMVIEKEEGRVYREKAKELKALFGDRKRQNVYVDKFLEYLTTHKGCR; encoded by the coding sequence atGGAGTCCGTCACCGTCCACCCAACCATGCCCAGCAACAAAGACAATAATCTTCATATTGCCATGTTTCCATGGCTAGCCTTTGGCCATATGATCCCATACCTCGAACTCGCCAAGCTGATCGCCGGTAaaggccaccaaatttcattcATCTCCACCCCAAGAAACATCGACCGCCTCCCACCACTCCCGCCTAAACTCTCCACCCTAATCACCTTCGTGAAGCTTCCACTGCCCGAGAATCCGAACCTTCCAGAAGGCGCCGAGGCCACCTCCGACTTACCCGAAGACCAGGTCGCGCATCTTAAGATAGCCTACGATTCTTTCAAGGAACCGATTACCCAATTCCTCAAATCTTCAAACCCGGATTGGCTTCTCTACGATTTCGCGCCTTACTGGCTACCGGAGATAACCCGAAATCTCGGAATCCCTACTGCCTTCTTCAGTATTTTTCTCGCTGCCTGCGTCGTTTTCTTAGGGCCCACCTCGTCGGAAGTACCTTGTGACGATCGCAAGTTACCGGATGATTACACTGTCTCTCCCAAATGGGTCCCTTTTCCAGCCACCGTGGCGTTTCGGCTGTTCGAGGTGCTTCGGCTCTATAAACGAATAACCGGAGACGAAGCCAACGTTTCGGACATTTATCGGTTCATGGAGACGGCGCGAGGCTGTGACGTCATTGCTGTGAGGAGCTGTGCCGAGTTCGAGCCGGAATGGTTGAACCTTCTaggagttgtacatggaaaacCGGTCGTACCTGTTGGTCTACTTTCGACTACGGCTAACAACGAGGAGAATGATACGTGGTGGTCAATAAAGGACTGGTTAGACCGGCAGAGCAAAAACAGGGTTGTGTATGTTGCATTCGGAACGGAAGCGATGCCGAGTCAAGAGGAAGTGACGGAAATAGCCCTAGGTTTGGAGAAGTCCGGTTTGCCCTTCTTTTGGGTGCTGAGAACCAAACATGGCGAGGATGCGGTAAAGTTGCCGGAGGGTTTTGAGGAGAGAAATGAAGGGCGGGGAGTGGTGTGCAGGAGTTGGGTCCCACAGCTGAAGATACTGGCGCACGACTCGTTCGGTGTGTTTCTGAGTCACTCGGGTTGGAGTTCGGTGGTGGAGGCATTAACATTTGGAAGACCGCTGGTGTTGTTGCCTATGTCGAATGACCAAGGACTGAATGCGAGGTATTTCGGGGAGAAGAAGGTCGGGTATGAGTTGCCGAGGGACGAGCAAGACGGATTGTTTACTAGTGAGGCGGTGGCGGAGTCGCTGAGGATGGTGATAGAGAAGGAGGAGGGTAGGGTTTATAGGGAGAAGGCCAAGGAGTTGAAGGCGTTGTTTGGAGACAGGAAGAGGCAAAATGTGTACGTGGACAAGTTTTTGGAGTACCTCACAACTCACAAAGGATGTCGTTAA